A DNA window from Helianthus annuus cultivar XRQ/B chromosome 15, HanXRQr2.0-SUNRISE, whole genome shotgun sequence contains the following coding sequences:
- the LOC110911621 gene encoding uncharacterized protein LOC110911621: MGDVDTSNNNDLAVQITNLLKNSLNNQNQTSKQNLSDGLKINLKLNSQNYALWARMIRVAIGGKSKALLSHLTGKPAPPKPNDESFDQWEQDDLVVISWLIQNIEPALASNLTEFPTAKTLWDALVVTYSSGKDKLQTFDLHVKANGIKQNGSPLEDFWIIMQGVWGEIERRDPNPMTCPEDITTYNKIRSEQKLFQFLNALDRQYDTVKREILRWDPLPSAEGAYAAVRKEMAHQGILGITIDTSYNPNGVAAGLNANGSRESEGLGFLSRGRVDQKSSNTGSSFRIDKSKLKCGHCGMSKHTKDQCFQLVGYPEWWNDNHKTQKGGKISTAAGRSSAAIGNQKATSSGGKGQEDTDGGGASGFGGMAAGNYIGQEEDTNGGYHDGGDHWAWH, translated from the exons ATGGGAGATGTCGACACCAGCAACAACAATGATCTTGCTGTGCAGATCACTAACCTTCTCAAAAACAGTCTCAACAACCAAAATCAAACCTCAAAACAGAACCTATCTGATGGTTTGAAAATCAATCTCAAGCTAAATAGTCAAAATTATGCTCTATGGGCTCGAATGATTCGAGTAGCCATAGGAGGGAAATCGAAAGCTCTCTTGAGTCATTTAACAGGAAAGCCGGCTCCACCAAAGCCAAACGACGAATCCTTCGATCAATGGGAACAAGACGATTTGGTGGTTATCTCATGGCTGATACAAAATATCGAACCCGCTTTGGCAAGCAACCTAACTGAGTTCCCCACTGCAAAAACACTATGGGATGCCTTAGTTGTTACTTACAGTAGCGGGAAGGATAAGCTGCAAACGTTCGATTTACACGTCAAGGCGAATGGTATAAAGCAAAATGGTTCGCCATTAGAGGACTTCTGGATTATTATGCAAGGGGTTTGGGGGGAAATAGAAAGGAGAGACCCTAACCCCATGACATGTCCAGAAGATATAACAACTTACAACAAGATTCGGTCAGAACAAAAACTCTTCCAATTCCTAAACGCGCTCGACAGACAATATGACACCGTGAAACGAGAAATCCTCCGTTGGGACCCGTTACCTTCAGCCGAAGGTGCCTATGCTGCTGTTCGAAAAGAGATGGCACATCAAGGAATCTTGGGAATAACCATTGATACCTCATATAACCCGAACGGAGTGGCGGCAGGTCTGAATGCCAACGGGTCACGCGAATCAGAGGGCCTAGGGTTTCTGTCAAGAGGGCGCGTCGATCAGAAGAGCTCCAATACGGGATCATCATTCCGAATCGATAAGAGCAAGTTGAAGTGTGGCCATTGTGGCATGTCAAAACATACCAAGGATCAATGCTTTCAGCTAGTCGGTTACCCGGAATGGTGGAATGATAACCACAAAACACAGAAAGGGGGAAAAATCAGTACCGCTGCCGGAAGATCATCAGCCGCCATAGGCAACCAGAAGGCTACCAGTAGTGGTGGCAAGGGACAGGAGGATACTGATGGTGGAGGAGCCAGCGGATTCGGAGGAATGGCAGCTGGAAACTATATAGGACAGGAGGAGGACACCAATGGAG GATATCATGACGGGGGTGATCattgggcgtggcactga
- the LOC110911622 gene encoding uncharacterized protein LOC110911622, whose product MKFFFSELGFCFRVTQATDIVCDDVSTTRRRLRHDKFTKHWKPELSAIAEDRGTRRQSHESVRSEKKPLNKTRSTGKARSHSYSSGDYRKFTQAMVIPAFSPTPFVF is encoded by the exons ATGAAGTTTTTCTTCTCGGAGCTTGGTTTTTGTTTCCGCGTAACACAGGCAACGGATATCGTCTGCGATGATGTCTCAACCACTCGTCGACGCCTAAGGCATGATAAATTCACCAAACACTGGAAGCCGGAGCTCTCAGCAATTGCTGAGGACCGGGGCACGCGCAGACAGAGCCATGAATCCGTCAGATCCGAGAAGAAACCGTTGAACAAAACCAGATCCACTGGAAAAGCTCGATCGCATTCGTATAGTAGCGGTGATTACAG GAAATTTACTCAGGCAATGGTGATTCCCGCTTTTTCTCCGACTCCGTTCGTCTTCTGA